The following proteins come from a genomic window of Loxodonta africana isolate mLoxAfr1 chromosome 19, mLoxAfr1.hap2, whole genome shotgun sequence:
- the SLC2A11 gene encoding solute carrier family 2, facilitated glucose transporter member 11, translating into MEDGGMSWAGTMCLVIERVSWQVLLMGGYCLMTCRGSVFTAARCLQVAGRHGGVAGGLVSASPPPLLQSSFPWMPYLPMSCIFTFILSFGIGPTGVTEVLATELFDQTTQPAAYVVYGVLLWTMLFSVGLGFPFIMEGWSHFVYVPFLLVCVYGAIYVGLFLPEAKGKTFLEISEELHRPNFPGPTQGSR; encoded by the exons TGTTTGGTGATTGAGAGAGTGAGCTGGCAGGTGCTGCTGATGGGGGGCTATTGCCTGATGACCTGCAGGGGGAGTGTCTTCACAGCAGCCCGGTGCCTGCAGGTAGCTGGGAGGCACGGGGGTGTGGCAGGCGGCCTGGTGTCCGCCTCACCACCCCCTCTGCTGCAGAGTTCCTTCCCCTGGATGCCCTACCTGCCCATGTCCTGCATCTTCACCTTCATCCTCAGCTTTGGCATCGGCCCCA CAGGAGTGACGGAGGTCCTGGCCACTGAGCTGTTTGACCAGACAACCCAACCTGCTGCCTACGTGGTCTATGGGGTGCTCCTGTGGACCATGCTTTTCTCGGTGGGGCTAGGCTTCCCCTTCATCATG GAGGGCTGGTCACACTTTGTCTATGTCCCTTTCCTTCTTGTCTGTGTCTACGGGGCCATCTATGTAGGCTTGTTCCTTCCTGAGGCCAAAGGCAAGACCTTCCTGGAGATCTCTGAGGAATTGCACAGACCCAACTTCCCAGGCCCGACTCAGGGGTCCAGGTGA
- the MIF gene encoding macrophage migration inhibitory factor, giving the protein MPMFVVNTNVPRASVPDGLLSELTQQLAQATGKPTQYIAVHVVPEQLMVFGGSSEPCALCSLHSIGKIGGAQNRTYSKLLCGLLAERLRISPDRIYINYYDMNAANVGWNSSTFA; this is encoded by the exons ATGCCGATGTTCGTCGTGAATACCAACGTGCCCCGCGCCTCCGTGCCCGACGGGCTTCTCTCCGAGCTCACCCAGCAGCTGGCGCAGGCCACTGGCAAGCCGACCCAG TACATCGCGGTGCACGTGGTCCCGGAACAGCTCATGGTCTTCGGCGGCTCCAGCGAGCCGTGCGCGCTCTGCAGCCTGCACAGTATCGGCAAGATCGGCGGCGCGCAGAACCGCACCTACAGCAAGCTGCTGTGCGGCCTGCTGGCCGAGCGTCTGCGCATCAGCCCCGACAG GATTTACATCAACTATTACGACATGAACGCGGCCAACGTGGGCTGGAACAGCTCCACCTTCGCCTGA